A window of the Pedobacter cryoconitis genome harbors these coding sequences:
- a CDS encoding tyrosine-protein phosphatase — protein MKAIVVLFFSALASLQVSGATVNDTTRLVPVQGAVNFRDLGGYQTNDGTHVKWGKVYRSAGISKLTDADLKLLAQKHIKSVVDFRSDEEVAKAKDRLPAGASYLQLAAGSEGLGNMMAILPKLTSGDSLMISFYSQTAHLKDKYKPFFQELLKMPDTDALLFHCTAGKDRTGIGAALFLHALGVSDEIVLQDYLATNEYRKAENEKMVKMMTQFGIKEQVARDMAGVKPEYLIATVKAIMQQYGSVDQFMTEELGLKADDIALLKKKYTN, from the coding sequence ATGAAAGCAATAGTCGTTTTATTCTTCTCCGCATTGGCCAGTCTGCAAGTTTCAGGTGCAACGGTTAATGATACTACCAGGTTAGTTCCTGTTCAGGGGGCTGTAAATTTCAGAGATCTTGGCGGTTATCAAACCAATGATGGAACACATGTGAAATGGGGTAAGGTTTACCGCTCCGCAGGAATCAGTAAACTAACGGATGCAGATCTTAAATTGCTGGCACAAAAGCATATCAAGTCTGTAGTTGATTTTCGGAGTGATGAAGAAGTAGCGAAAGCGAAAGACCGTTTACCTGCTGGCGCCTCCTACTTACAATTAGCTGCGGGTAGTGAAGGTTTGGGTAATATGATGGCTATACTGCCGAAACTTACTAGTGGAGACTCCTTAATGATCTCATTTTATAGTCAGACTGCACACTTGAAAGATAAGTACAAGCCATTTTTTCAGGAGTTGTTGAAAATGCCTGATACGGATGCTTTACTATTTCATTGTACCGCAGGAAAAGATCGTACAGGAATAGGGGCGGCACTCTTTTTACATGCCTTAGGGGTGTCTGATGAAATTGTTTTACAAGATTATCTGGCTACGAACGAATATCGTAAAGCAGAGAATGAGAAGATGGTGAAAATGATGACGCAATTCGGTATTAAGGAGCAGGTAGCCCGTGATATGGCTGGAGTTAAACCTGAATATCTGATTGCTACTGTAAAAGCGATTATGCAGCAGTATGGAAGTGTAGATCAGTTTATGACAGAAGAATTAGGCCTTAAAGCCGATGATATTGCACTTTTAAAGAAGAAATATACAAACTAA